The sequence CAATGGGTCGTCTGCCCATGTTGCGATAGCCCCGGTGAGGCCTTTCGTAATTGTAGTGATGGAGCCATCTGTCCAGATTCTCCTGTAGTTCCTCCACGGAGGTGTAGAAGGTGTTCCGGAAGGTCTCACGGAAGAACTCATCGAGAACGGTCCGGTTGAAGCGCTCCACAAAACCATTGGTCCTGGGGCGGGCCACCTTGGTTCGGCGATGCTCGATATCACAGAGTTCCAGAAAGATCTCGTAAGGGTGGAACATAGACCGGTTGTCGCCATCAATGTTAAATGTACCCGGAACAACGGAATAAAATGTCCTCCAGGATAAAACTTTTGGCATACCTTCAGGCAGCCATGATTGGGGAAGGGGATGTCCTGTTCACCCACGACACGCCCATCTCCCTGCAAGTCAAAAAGGGAGACCAATCAATTTGCATATTTCGGGTATCGCGTCTACGTCCATGCCGGCGCCTATAGCGGTCATGATGAGTTCCCCTTTTTTCAAAGAACATCTTATCTCCCATAGAATACCGCCCCCATATCCCATCTGGACGCAAGTGGCGTGATGGGTTCAGCAGGCGGTTACATTTGGAGTATCGGATTATTTATCAATTTCTTTAATTACGAGTTACGAGAATGCTGTTGATGCACGATCAGCCCTCGCACCCCCGTCAGATGAAACGGACGAAATGTGAGCCAAAAAGTTTTGGCTCTTTCCGATCGTGTGATCAGGGATACCCGGGGCGGGTCAATTTTCGTGAAAAAGGGGATGATTTTCGTGATAATGGGTCCCGTTTGAAGGGTTTTTGCCGGTGCCGAAGGGGCAAAAGCGGGGTTGTCTGGATGAACCCGGAGAATTTCCCACAGTTTTGGGAAGGACGGAGATCTCGCCGAGGATGGTCGGGTGCTGTCTCAAGAAATATCGACATAATAGCCGTTACAGGACAGATTTGCTGATTTTCTAATTGACATTCCTTTTTTTCTGAGATATGGCCTGTAACCCGTGAATGAACGTTCATTCCCTGTCGTATTGAAATGGAATCCGTCATGAAAACACCGGACAAACGCGATGATATCATGCAAGCGACTTTGGAACTCATTGCTGAACATGGCTTTCATGGCACCTCCATGGCCATGATCGGTGAGAGAGCGGATGTAGGGGCTGGAACCATATATCGATATTTTAAAAGCAAGGAAAACCTCATCAACGCGGTGAACCAGGAACTGACAGAAAAGATTGTTGCCTCTTTGCTGCAAGCCGGAACCGCCAAAGGGAAGCCCCTTCGGGAAAGATTTTTGTATCTGGCGACAGGGTTTTGCAAGTATCTGATCGACCATCCCATCCATTTCTGTTTTCTTGAGCAGTACTACAACTCCCCCTACGGGGTCAGTTTTCGCAGGGAAAGGCTTTTCGGTAAATCGAAAGACCATGACATATTCTTGGGTTTATTCGAGGAGGGGATCAAACAGAAGACACTAAAAGACTTGCCGCTTCCCCTGCTGTTTGCTTTGGCTTTCGGGCCTATCATTGCCATGATGCGGGACCATATTCTCGGGTTCATCGTTCTGAACGATACCCTGTTAAAAAAAACCGTAGAGGCCTGCTGGGACGGGGTGAAAAGGTAGGGGATTTTTTTAGGGAAGAAAACGGAATGAATGTTCATTCTAAGCGTGCAATCCGTATAATCATTATAGAGCTTGTTGCCTTATATCTCCAACGCGCTGATATGCATCTAGACTTGCCATTCAAATTTCACAATAGAGGTGTTTCATGCAGATGGGTAGAATAACAAGATGGATCATTGCTCTGGGGTTGATTAAAGGCTTGTTGCTGCTCGGCTGCGGGCAACAGTCCCCCTTAACCGGGCAGTCCCCGCCGGAGGTGGCCATCGTTGAGGTAAAGACCGAAAGGGTTTCGATTACGGCGGAACTACCGGGACGCGCATCGGCTTATCTCGTCGCGGAAGTCCGTCCGCAAGTGGGGGGAATTATTCAAAAACGTCTCTTCACAGAAGGGGCAGATGTCAAGGCTGGCGATGTGCTTTACCAGATCGACCCGGCGACCTATCAGGCCGCTTACGCCAGTGCAAAGGCTGCCCTTGCCAAGGCGGAAGCCAACGTGACGGCTGTTCGTTACAGGGCCGAACGGTACAACGAACTGGTGGCCCTTCGGGCGATCAGTCAACAGGACCACGATGACGCGATGGCCGCCCTCAAACAGGCCGAGGCGGATATCGAGGCGGGAAAGGCCGCTGTGGAAACCGCCAGGATCAACCTGGCCTATACCCAGGTCAAAGCACCGATATCGGGGCGAATCGGTAAATCATCAGTGACCGTCGGCGCCTTGGTAACGGCAAGCCAACCCGTGGCGCTGGCCACCATCCAGCAGATCGATCCCGTCTACATCGACGTCACGCAGTCAAGCGCAAGTATGTTGCGGATGCAGCAGAGTATGGCAGAGGGTACCCTCAAACGAGACAGCACCAACCGGGCAAAGGTCCGTCTGATTCTGGAAGACAACACGATTTATCCCCTGGAGGGGACCTTGCAGTTCCAGGATGTTACGGTCGATCCGACAACCGGCGCCTACCTCCTGCGCATCATATTCCCCAATCCCAAGCGCATTCTGCTGCCGGGGATGTACGTGCGGGCCATCCTGGAAGAAGGGGTCAACGAGCAGGCGATCCTGCTTCCACAGCAAGGCGTCAGTCGAGACCCGAAAGGGAACCCAACGTCGCTTATCATCGATGCCGAAGAGAAGGTCCAGCAGAGGACGCTGAAGCTGGACCGGACCGTCGGTGACAAATGGCTTGTTTCATCGGGACTTGAACCTGGCGACCGGGTCATCCTCGAGGGAATACAAAAGGTCAAGCCGGGTGTTTCGGTGAAAGCGGTTCCGTTTTACGCCAATGAAAAAAACAACGGCGGGCAAAACAAGCATACAGCTCCGTCGGCTACAAAATTGAACTGACGGAGGCCCCATGCTATCAAGATTCTTCCTGGATCGTCCGGTTTTCGCATGGGTCATCGCCATCATCATCATGGCAGTGGGCGTGCTGGCGATCCATAATCTGCCCATATCCCAGTATCCCCCTATCGCCCCGCCGTCCATCGCCATCAGTGCCTTCTACCCGGGAGCCTCGGCGGAAACCGTCGAGAACAGCGTGACCCAGATCATCGAACAGAAGATGACCGGCTTCGACAAGATGCTGTACCTGTCGGCAACCAGTGATTCGGCCGGCTCTTCCCGCCTCGAGTTGACCTTCGCCCCGGGGACCGACCCGGACCTTGCCTGGGCCCAGGTGCAGAACAAGCTCCAGCTCGCCATGCCGAGCCTGCCCGAGGTCGTGCAAAGTCAGGGCATTAAGGTCAGCAAAAGCACCCGGAATTATCTGATGATTATCGGTCTGATTTCGGAAGACGGGAGTATGGATGGGACCGATTTGCGCGACTACACCCAATCCAACCTGGAGAAGGTGTTAGCGAGGGTGCCGGGAGTAGGCGAAGTGGAAGTTTTCGGTACCCAGTACGCCATGCGCGTCTGGCTGGATCCCGATAAATTGACCAATTATCACATGACGATTCAGGACGTTGTTACCGCGCTTCGGGCCTACAATGTCGAGGTGTCCGCCGGACAGTTCGGCGGAACACCGGCGATGAAAGGCCAGCGTCTAAACGCGTCCATCATCGTCCAGAGTATGCTCAAGACTCCCGATGAGTTTGCCGCCATTCCCCTGCGGACCAATCCGGACGGTTCCATCGTAAAGGTGAGCGATGTGGGGCGGACTGAGCTTGGCACCGAATCCTACGATATAGAAGGCCTGTACAACGGAAAACCGGCCTCCGCCTTAGCTGTCCGGCAGGCTGCCGGCGCCAATGCCCTGGACACGGCAGAAGCGGTCAGGGCCAAGATGACTGAAATGAGCCATTATTTTCCGGCCGGCATGCGCGTCATTTATCCCTACGACACCACCCCCTTCATCCGGGTTGCCATCAACGAGGTGTTCAAAACCCTTTTCGAAGCGATCCTGCTGGTGTTCCTGGTCATGTGGCTTTTCCTGGGAAACATCCGGGCCACTCTGATTCCGACCATTGCGGTGCCGGTGGTGATTCTGGGGACGTTTGCCGTATTGGGGTTCTTCGGCTTCTCCATCAACATGTTGACCATGTTTGCCATGGTTCTGGCAATCGGCCTGCTTGTGGATGACGCCATTGTCGTTGTGGAAAACGTCGAGCGGATCATCAGTGAAGAAGGGCTTCCTCCCAAGGAGGCCACCCGTAAATCCATGGACCAGATCACCAGCGCCCTGATCGGCATCGGGCTGGTGCTGTCGGCGGTTTTCGGTCCCATGGCATTTTTCGGTGGTTCTACCGGGGTCATCTATCGGCAGTTTTCGATCACCATTATCGCCGCCATGCTTCTTTCCGTGCTGGTGGCTCTGATTCTTACACCGGTACTCTGCGCATCACTTCTTAAACCCGTGGCAGCCGGGCATGAGCCGGCAGAGAACGCGATTTTTTTCCTCCGCCCCTTCTTCTTGTGGTTTGATCGCATGTTCTTTCGTACGAGGGATCTTTATATGCGGCTGGTCGGCCATTCCATCGCTCACAAGCTGCGTTACTTGCTCGTTTTCATCCTCATCGTTGCGGCGATGGGCTTTTTATTCTTTCGCATGCCCACAGCCTATCTCCCGGATGAGGACCAGGGGGTTCTGATGATACAGACCATGCTTCCGGCCAACTCGAGCCTGGAACAGACCCAAGAGGTCATGGATCAGGTCAGGAACTATTTTCTGGAAGAAGAAAAAGAAGCGGTCGAATCGGTTATGGCGGTATCCGGCATCAGCTTCTCCGGTCGTGGCCAGAACTGCGGTTTGGCCTTTGTCGATCTGAGGGACTGGGATCTCCGGGATCGTCCGGACCTCAAAGTCACAGCCGTGGCCGGCCGGGCGATGGATAAATTTTCCCAGATCCGGGGCGCCATGGTGTTCGCCTTTGCGCCACCCGCGGTTATTGAACTGGGGACCGCAAAGGGGTTCGATTTTCAACTGCTGGACCGGGGCGGTCTGGGGCATGCCGAGCTCATGGCGGTACGGAACCAGCTCCTCGGCATGGCCGCACAGAGCCCCGTATTGACGAAGGTTCGCCCCAACGGCCTGGAAGATGTGCCCGAATACCGGATCGACGTGGACTGGGAGTAGGCCGGTGCCTTGGGTGTTCCCATCGCGTCGATTCACAACACGATTTCGGCGGCATTCGGAAGTGCCTATGTCAATGACTTCATTCAGGGGGGACGGGTGAAAAGAGTGTATATTCAGGCGGACGCCCCCTACCGCATGTTGCCCAACGATCTGGAAAGACTCCACGTGCGCAATAATGCCGGGACGATGGTTCCCTTTGCCTCTTTTGCATCGGGTCACTGGACTTCCGGTTCCCCAAACCTTGAGCGCTATAACGGCTTCCCATCCATCAATATTCTTGGCGAAGCGGCTGCGCACAGAAGTTCCGGTGAAGCCATGAAGGAGATGGAGGGGTTTGTCAGAAAACTCAAACAGGGTGTCGGTTATGACTGGACGGGGCTTTCCTATCAGGAGAAGATGTCGAGCTCTCAGGCGCCCCTTTTGTATGCCTTTTCCATTTTCGTGATCTTTCTGTGCCTGGCGGCGCTCTACGAAAGCTGGGTCATTCCCTTCTCGATCCTGCTGGTTTTTCCCCTCGGGATAATCGGCGGTGTTATCGCGTCGAGCATGCGGGGGCTGCCCAACGACGTCTATTTCCAGATCGGGCTTTTGACGACCCTGGGGCTGACCTCGAAGAACGCCATCCTGATCGTCCAGTTTGCCAAAGGTGGCATGGAGAGAGGGATGGGGCTGATCGATGCCACGCTGGAGGGAGCGAAATTACGATTTCGGCCTATCATCATGACTTCCCTGGCCTTCGGCTTCGGTGTCCTGCCTCTTGCTGTGGCGACCGGTGCCGGCGCGGGCGCCCAGAATGCCATCGGTACGGGCGTGTTGGGGGGAATGGTGACCGCCACCGTCCTGGTGGTGATCTTTTCTCCGCTCTTCTACGTGCTGATCGAAAAGGTGTTTGGTAAAGATAAGACTAAGACAGCCCAGAGAAAAGAAAATAATCCGTCAGAGGATTGATGATATGAATAGGATACGGATTCTACTAATAGGCTTGATCGTTGCCCTGCTTGGGGGATGCACCATGGCTCCGGCGTATAAACGTCCAGTCTCCCCCGTCCCTGTAGAATGGCCGACAGGCCCAGCTTACCAGGAGGCGACCGCTCTGTCCGAACCAACGGCGGAGCAGTTGCCGTGGCGTAATTTCATTACCGATGAACGCCTTCAAAAAGTTATCGAAACAGCTCTTGACGGCAATCGCGATCTTCGTCTTGCGGCCCTGAACGTCGAAAGGGCCAGGGCACTTTACGGCATTCAGCGGGCTGAACTGCTGCCGGTCATTCAGGCAGTCGGAAGCGGAAGCAAGGAACGGATCCCGTCTGATCTTTCCTCCTCCGGCACTTCTACAATCAATGAACGGTACAGCGTTGACCTTGGCGTCAGCTCCTGGGAACTTGATTTTTTTGGGCGGATCCGCAGCCTGAAAGATTGGGCCCTGGAGGAATACCTGTCTACGGATCAGGCCCGCCGCAACGCCCAGATCCTACTTGTGTCCGCAGTTGCCAATGCCTGGTTCACCCTTGCCGCCGACAGTGAGAATTTGCAGCTTTCCCGGTCCACGCTGGAGACGCAGGTGGCCTCCTACGACCTGATCAGGAAACGTTATGATGTCGGGCTCTCCTCCGAACTGGATCTTCGACGGGCGCAAAGTCAGGTCGATACGGCCAGAAGGAATGTTGCCATCTACACACAACTGACAGCGCAGGATGTAAACGCCCTGAACCTCCTGGTTGGAGCACTCTTGCCGCCGGAATTGATGCCGTCGGACTTAAACGGTGTCACGCCTCCCAGGGAGATATCTCCAGGCATATCCTCCATCATTCTCCTTCAGCGGCCTGATGTGCTGGCGGCGGAACACCGGCTCAAAGGGGCCAACGCCAACATCGGGGCTGCCCGTGCGGCCTTTTTTCCTCGTATTTCCCTGACAACCGCTATAGGAACCGCCAGCGCTGAATTATCCGGACTCTTCAAAGCCGGTTCCGCTACCTGGGGCTTTGCGCCGAAGATCGCTATCCCGATTTTTGACGCCCGCACCTGGTCAGCCTACGATGTCACAAAGGCAGAGCGGGAAATCTCCGTGGCCCAGTACGAAAAAACAATCCAGACAGCCTTTCGAGAGGTGGCTGATGCCCTGGCACGACGGGGAACCCTGGAAGAACAGCTGGCAGCCCAGCAATCCCTTGTGGAAGCCAACGCTGAGACTTATCGCCTCTCCCATGCCCGCTACATTCATGGTATCGACAATTATCTGAGCGTTCTGGACGCCCAGCGGTCCCTCTACAGCGCCCAGCAGGTCCTGATTGATCTTCGCCTGGCTCGGGTTTCCAATCTGGTAACGTTGTATGGGGTGCTTGGAGGCGGGGATGAGTAATCCGGTCTTTATTTGAAGGTTGATGCCCAATAGTTGCCTGATTTTGCTTCTGATGCGGAATTTAAGTTTTTCAGCGGCCCTTTCTGTAGAGGTGAAGACAACGATATTTTTCGGTTTGGCCAAAATATTTCAGAACGAGCCCCGAAAAAGCGGCGCCGGTCAGCATAGTCGTACTTCAAGAGGCTTTCGCTGAGATGAGAAAACAATATGCCCCTCCGGGAATGATTGACAGTACATGGACTTATGCTGTATTCACCAGATGAGGAATACGTTTGATCATGTCATGAAAATCTTGAGAGAAACGAGGAGTGTGCTATGTCCGGTCTTCAGAGCTATATGAAACTGTTCAATTTACCCGGGGAATGGGCCTCTCGGTCATACCCGCGCCATGCTGATCTGGCACCAAGGGGGGATGACTATCTTCCCTATCTTCGAGATCTGGATTTTATTATACGTACCCACAGTCAGCATATCACCGGTGCGATACTGAACAACTTCCGGGAAAATTCAGAAACCCTGCGAAAAATCGTCTCGTCATTGGGGCAATCAGCCCTGGCTCGCCCCTGGTACGATTACTGGGTGGACGCGGCCCAGCGAGGTGTGCTTTATACCGATGCCTTGCGCCGGCGGGCCAATTATTTTGTTGAACATGAAGAAGGCAGTGAAAAGACCGTACTGAGTTGGGACCATGTTGTGATTGTGGATGGCAGGGAGTTGCCCCGCCCGGTCAACTATTCGCTGGTGCGGATTATTCCGCCCAAGGGCTTCAAGGTCCGTGAAGACGGACGGCCCTATATCATAATCGACCCGCGTGCGGGGCATGGTTCAGGTATCGGCGGTTTCAAAGATGAGAGCGAAGTCGGTGTCGCGATTCAGCATGGACATCCGACCTACTTCGTTACCTTCACACGTCTGCCTGTTCCCGGTCAAACGATTGCCGACGTTACCGCCGCCGAGGCGTATTTTGTCCGCGAGATACGGCGAAGACACCCCCACTCACCGAAGCCGGTCATTATCGGTAATTGTCAGGGTGGTTGGGCGGCGATGGTTCTGGCGGCAACCGCCCCTGACATTACGGGACCTGTCGTGGCAAACGGTGCGCCCCTGTCCTACTGGGCCGGCCAAAAAGGAAAGAACCCGATACGCTATCTCGGCGGCCTGGTCGGTGGAGCCGGCATGGTCCGGCTGATGTCGGATTTGGGAAACGGCCTCTTTGACGGTTCCAGCCTGGTGTTGAATTTCGAATGTCTGAATCCGGGTGAAACCTGGTGGCAAAAATACTATCGGCTCTGGCATAACATCGACACGGAGGTTCCGCGTTTTCTCGGCTTTGAACGCTGGTGGGGGAACTATTACTACATGACCGCCGATGAAATCAGCTGGATCGTTGAAAAACTTTTTATCGGTAACAGGATCGTGCGCGGTGCCGCCAATCTCGACGAAAGGACCCATGTGGATCTGCGGCAAATCCAGGCTCCGATTGTTGTCTTTGCCTCCCACGGAGATCATATTACGCCCCCGCAGCAGGCCCTGGCATGGATTCCCAATCTCTACGCCGATGTCGAGGAGATTCGTGCCCGTGGCCAGCGTATCCTCTACACGTTGCATGATACGGTCGGTCATCTCGGTATCTTTGTTTCTTCATCTGTTGCCGTGAAAGAACACGAACAGATCGTGTCGACATTGAAGACGATCGAGGCCCTGGCTCCGGGGCTGTATGAGATGGTTATCACGGAGGAACACGGCGAGGGGGCCGATAAAAAATTCCAGGTGGCCTTTATGGACCGCACGATACCGGAGATGATGGACCAATGTGGCGGGGATGACTCCAATCTGCCCTTCGCCGCCGTTGCCCGTTATTCCGAACTGGCCGTCGAAATGTATGACCTGATGATGCGGCCGATCGTACAAGCCATGAGTAACGAAGTCAGCGCACAGGTATTGGCCAATGCCAGTCCGATGCGCTTCCGGCGCTGGCTCGAAAGCGACCGCAACCCAATGATGCCCCCGGTTTCTTTCCTGGCCGATGAAGTGAAAAAGCAAAGGAAAGCCGTGTCCGACAATAATCCCTTTCGGATGGTGGAGCAATTCAACGCCGGCCTGATCAGCCAGTGGTGGGATGGCGTACGGGAAACGCAAAATGCCCTGACCGAATGGAATTTCCATGTACTTTGGGCATTTCCGCCGATACAGACGTTGGGTAAAGGGCAAAGCCGCACGATAAGCGAAGCGCCACAGGAGGAACTGAGTACCCTGGCTAGCGTACAGGATGCCCTGGACCGCATCAGTACCGGAGGTTTCGCAGACGGAATCGTGCGTATGCTGATTTTCCTTGCCCGGTCAGGGAAGCGGGTACGCCGGGATCGCCTGGAACGGGCCAGTCAGATGATGGGAACAATAGAGCCTTTTGTCAGTATGCCGCCGAAGCAGTTGACGCGGATGATTCACAGGGCGAGTCTGATCGTGGGTTTTGCCCCTGAAGAGGCCATGGCAACGTTGCCGGAGTTGATTCGCACGCGGGAAGCGCGTCAGGATGCCTTGGCCATCTGCGAAACGATCGCGGGTCCCCGTGAGGAGATGACGCCGGACACCCTGGAAATGATGAACCGTCTGGCCATGGTCCTGCAGGATGAGCGGTTTGGCGACCGACGGAAAAAAAGGCCCGCAAAAACCGCAAAAATCGGTTAGCCGGTTGAAATTTCCGTATTGCTGTCCATTTCGTTGACAGGTGAATCAACGCGAGGGAAAGCCTTATCGGGCCTCAACCATTATTCGATTGACAGGCATCGGTACCTACGCCTATAGTCCCGTCATTCACAAACACGTTATCCGGTGTCTGTTTCAGAAAACTCATCCTCAAAGGAAATACTTTTCACCGGGAGCCATCTGGTATTATGCTCGTTTTCTTAGCGCGGCCCGATCGGGGTTTCGTTGTGGTCATCTTGATCATATTGATGTCCCTGTCTATACCTTTGTTGTCGTCCGATTGTCTTGGTCAGGAGGCCAAGAAGCCATACCCCGCCGTTTCTTTGGATATCCCCGAGGAGATGGTGTTTGCGGGAACGGTTATCCCGTTGAACCGCTATGATATGCGTGAACGGTATGACCGTGAACAAATGGCTTTTACCTATGCCCACGCTTCGACTCTTGTAACGATCAAGCGGGCGAACCTCTATTTCCCGATTATTGAAGCGATTTTGAAAGAAAACGGTATTCCCGAGGATTTCAAATATCTGGCTTTGGTGGAGAGCAATTTCAATACCCGGGCTTTCTCATCGGCCAAAGCGGCGGGGATCTGGCAGTTCATGCCCGAAACGGGCAGGCAGTACGGACTGGAAATTTCAAGTGACGTTGATGAGCGTTATCACATTGAAAAATCCACCATGGCGGCCTGCCGTTATCTGAAAGATGCCTACGATAGATTCGGTGACTGGGCGACCGCTGCCGCCTCCTATAATGCCGGTATGGGGCGCATCAGCACCGAGCAGTCGGTACAGCAGGTTGGCAGCTTTTTTGATATGCTCGTTTTTAGTGAGACCAGTCGTTATGTTTTTCGTATCCTGGCAATAAAAGAGATTCTCAAAAATCCCCGGAAATACGGTTTTTATATAAAGCGGGAGCACCTGTATCCGAGTATCGGTTATTCCGAGGTGACGGTGAACGGGCCGGTGGAGAAT comes from Deltaproteobacteria bacterium and encodes:
- a CDS encoding TetR/AcrR family transcriptional regulator is translated as MKTPDKRDDIMQATLELIAEHGFHGTSMAMIGERADVGAGTIYRYFKSKENLINAVNQELTEKIVASLLQAGTAKGKPLRERFLYLATGFCKYLIDHPIHFCFLEQYYNSPYGVSFRRERLFGKSKDHDIFLGLFEEGIKQKTLKDLPLPLLFALAFGPIIAMMRDHILGFIVLNDTLLKKTVEACWDGVKR
- a CDS encoding efflux RND transporter periplasmic adaptor subunit, whose product is MQMGRITRWIIALGLIKGLLLLGCGQQSPLTGQSPPEVAIVEVKTERVSITAELPGRASAYLVAEVRPQVGGIIQKRLFTEGADVKAGDVLYQIDPATYQAAYASAKAALAKAEANVTAVRYRAERYNELVALRAISQQDHDDAMAALKQAEADIEAGKAAVETARINLAYTQVKAPISGRIGKSSVTVGALVTASQPVALATIQQIDPVYIDVTQSSASMLRMQQSMAEGTLKRDSTNRAKVRLILEDNTIYPLEGTLQFQDVTVDPTTGAYLLRIIFPNPKRILLPGMYVRAILEEGVNEQAILLPQQGVSRDPKGNPTSLIIDAEEKVQQRTLKLDRTVGDKWLVSSGLEPGDRVILEGIQKVKPGVSVKAVPFYANEKNNGGQNKHTAPSATKLN
- a CDS encoding efflux transporter outer membrane subunit, which encodes MNRIRILLIGLIVALLGGCTMAPAYKRPVSPVPVEWPTGPAYQEATALSEPTAEQLPWRNFITDERLQKVIETALDGNRDLRLAALNVERARALYGIQRAELLPVIQAVGSGSKERIPSDLSSSGTSTINERYSVDLGVSSWELDFFGRIRSLKDWALEEYLSTDQARRNAQILLVSAVANAWFTLAADSENLQLSRSTLETQVASYDLIRKRYDVGLSSELDLRRAQSQVDTARRNVAIYTQLTAQDVNALNLLVGALLPPELMPSDLNGVTPPREISPGISSIILLQRPDVLAAEHRLKGANANIGAARAAFFPRISLTTAIGTASAELSGLFKAGSATWGFAPKIAIPIFDARTWSAYDVTKAEREISVAQYEKTIQTAFREVADALARRGTLEEQLAAQQSLVEANAETYRLSHARYIHGIDNYLSVLDAQRSLYSAQQVLIDLRLARVSNLVTLYGVLGGGDE
- a CDS encoding DUF3141 domain-containing protein, whose amino-acid sequence is MKLFNLPGEWASRSYPRHADLAPRGDDYLPYLRDLDFIIRTHSQHITGAILNNFRENSETLRKIVSSLGQSALARPWYDYWVDAAQRGVLYTDALRRRANYFVEHEEGSEKTVLSWDHVVIVDGRELPRPVNYSLVRIIPPKGFKVREDGRPYIIIDPRAGHGSGIGGFKDESEVGVAIQHGHPTYFVTFTRLPVPGQTIADVTAAEAYFVREIRRRHPHSPKPVIIGNCQGGWAAMVLAATAPDITGPVVANGAPLSYWAGQKGKNPIRYLGGLVGGAGMVRLMSDLGNGLFDGSSLVLNFECLNPGETWWQKYYRLWHNIDTEVPRFLGFERWWGNYYYMTADEISWIVEKLFIGNRIVRGAANLDERTHVDLRQIQAPIVVFASHGDHITPPQQALAWIPNLYADVEEIRARGQRILYTLHDTVGHLGIFVSSSVAVKEHEQIVSTLKTIEALAPGLYEMVITEEHGEGADKKFQVAFMDRTIPEMMDQCGGDDSNLPFAAVARYSELAVEMYDLMMRPIVQAMSNEVSAQVLANASPMRFRRWLESDRNPMMPPVSFLADEVKKQRKAVSDNNPFRMVEQFNAGLISQWWDGVRETQNALTEWNFHVLWAFPPIQTLGKGQSRTISEAPQEELSTLASVQDALDRISTGGFADGIVRMLIFLARSGKRVRRDRLERASQMMGTIEPFVSMPPKQLTRMIHRASLIVGFAPEEAMATLPELIRTREARQDALAICETIAGPREEMTPDTLEMMNRLAMVLQDERFGDRRKKRPAKTAKIG
- a CDS encoding lytic transglycosylase domain-containing protein, translated to MLVFLARPDRGFVVVILIILMSLSIPLLSSDCLGQEAKKPYPAVSLDIPEEMVFAGTVIPLNRYDMRERYDREQMAFTYAHASTLVTIKRANLYFPIIEAILKENGIPEDFKYLALVESNFNTRAFSSAKAAGIWQFMPETGRQYGLEISSDVDERYHIEKSTMAACRYLKDAYDRFGDWATAAASYNAGMGRISTEQSVQQVGSFFDMLVFSETSRYVFRILAIKEILKNPRKYGFYIKREHLYPSIGYSEVTVNGPVENWAEFAKAFGITYAQLKDFNVWIRGNKLENKDWKSYVVRIPCKEDLMFDVKKIKVYQKNWVVD